The Marinomonas sp. CT5 genome contains the following window.
GAGTTTGTAGCTCATCAGTAAATTCGGTAATGGGCTCAGCAACTTTGCGTAAGCGTTTGTCTGGGTATTCAAGTACAGTTAAAACAGCCATGATCTTTTCCAACGATGTGTCTTTGTTCATGAGTGGAGAGGTTCTCTCCTACTCTTTTCATTGCTTCTATTGTAACGCAAGTCTGTCCATTGAGCAGTCTTCTCATGGCGGTTTTTTGGTCAATATGATTGAATAGCTTCCATAGCTAAAGACTATTCAATCTTGGCTTTGTATTTTAAGTATTCGATTGGGCAAGGAATGCCCATATTTAACTCGTAAGGAAACGGTCTATCATGCCTACCTCTAACACCTCAGGTCTGTCAAAAAACGATTGGTTATGTTTAAGTTTCTTATCAGGTATTGGCCCATCTCGACTCTCGCGTCTTTATACTTACCTTAGTCAACTTGATGCATCATCTTTAGATTTAGATACGGACACCTTAACCTTGTTTGATGATCCACAGCCGAATAAGGTAGAGCATTCTAAAATAATCACCTACGATTTATTGATCGCATTGAAATGGCCTGAAGTGACTGCTCGCCAAGCCATGGATTATTTTTCTGATGGCATTTTGACCGAAGAACAAACCACTAAGCGTGACGAGGCGTTAGCTTGGCTAGAAGACACCGACCATCATTTAGTACTGCGCGACGACGAGTACTATCCTGACGAATTAAAAGAGATTACCGTGCCGCCCGCTTTTCTGTATGTAGAAGGACGGCCAGAGGTCTTGGCTTTGCCTAAAATAGGTATCGTTGGGGCAAGAAAATGCAGTCGGTATGGTCGTGATGCCACGTTTCAATTTGCCGAACAGTTATCCGCTCGTGGGATATGCGTTGTTAGTGGTGGCGCTATGGGAATTGATACAGCCGCACACCAAGGTGCTTTACATAATCAAACAACCCCCACTATCGCCGTTATGGGTACGGGTTTGTTTCATCGCTATCCAAATCATAATCGTCAGATGTTTGAGGATATTTTAGAGCAAAGTGGTGCCCTAATTAGTGAATACCCACTATCAACCAGCCCGCGACCACACCTTTTTCCTCCTAGGAATCGAATTATTAGCGGACTTAGTATGGGCGTGCTGGTCTCAGAAGCCTCGGTAAAAAGTGGCTCATTAATCAGCGCCAGTTATGCTATTCAACAAAATCGCGAAGTATTCGCGTTACCTGGTCGTTTGAGTGATCCCCAATCTGAAGGCTGCCATCAGCTTATTCGCCAAGGTGCCACCTTGGTCCGACATGTTGACGACATCTTAGCTGAGTGTACAAAGTCTCCCTCTGCACCTATAAAGAACGCAATGGCAGGCAAAAAGCGTGTGTCCAGCAGCAGGAGCCAACCGACGGACAGCGCCCCTATTTTTGCCTCAAACTCGTTTCACTCTTTACCGGATTCCACATCAGAGGATGCCAAAGCCATTACGGTTATTTTGGAGCAAGAAGGTCAAGCCATGGATTTTGATGCTTTGATTCGCCACAGCAATATGGAAGCTGGGTTAATGATGCAGGTATTAATGGAATTGGAATTGTACGGCTGTGTGGAGAATCGAGAAGGTCTTTATTGTCGTTGTTGATTGAGCAATAAAGACCTTCTGATCTTAGGAGAAAAACAAGTGAACTTGTTAGTTGTCGCTAAAAATATCTTTCTTCAGTTGTTTAATATCACGGCGCTCTTTTTTGTTCGGTTTGTGGTCGGACATAATACGGCCACCATAAGATTTGTTTTCTAGCGCGCGTCTTTCTCGTTTCGCAATGGACTCGGGTGTCTCTTCATAAAGAAGCTGTGCTTCTGGCGCACCACGGCGTTGTCCGCTTATGGCTTTAATTTCAACAATCTTTTCATCCCAGCCAAGGCGGATACCAATTAAGGCGCCAATTTCCACATTTCGACTGGCTTTACCCTTACTGCCGTTATACGTCACCTTGCCACCATCAATGGCGTCTTTACAAAGTGAGCGAGTTTTAAAAAAACGTGCGGCCCAAAGCCACTTATCTAAACGAACGGCTTGTGGTGCCGACTGCTTTTCTGGTTTACTCATAAAGAATGCGTTGACCCTATTCTGTTGTCATATTTGAGGCTGTTATGCAGGACGTTAGTAATCACCCAATTTTCCAAGCTCTTCAAAAAATAATACACGATGCTGCCGATGTGATCATGGATATTTATCAACGTGCCGATTTGGGCATCGAGCAAAAGATGGACGACAGCCCAGTGACGGCGGCCGACCTTGCTGCACACAAAGTGATTCTAGCAGGTTTGCAAGCACTTACACCCGATATTCCTATCTTATCCGAAGAAGGCGTGGTGGCGTTTGGAGAGCGTTCTAAGTGGCCCATGTTGTGGATCGTTGATCCGCTGGATGGCACGAAAGAGTTTATTAAGCGTAATGGCGAATTCAGTATTAATATCGCCTTGGTTGAAAACGGCGCACCGATTCTTGGTGTGGTGTATTTGCCGACGACAACCGAAGGCTATTTTGGCGTGACTCAGTCATGGAAAAATTTACCTGTAGGCGCGTTCAAATGGCAGGGTGATGAATACGAAAGCATCAATGTACGTGAACCAAGAGAGCCTATTATTGCCATGACAAGTCGTAGTCACGGCCCTGCTCTTCCTGCGTCATTAAAAAACAAATTGAAAGAAACCTATGAGCAAGTTAGAGAGCTACCAAAAGGCAGCTCAATAAAAGGTTGTCGAATTGCGGAAGGGATTGCGGATTTGCATCTGCGTCGAGGCCCAACAAGCGAATGGGATACCGCCGCTCAGCAAGCCATCATCGAAGCCGCTGGTGGCATGCTCGTCACACCGGATGGCAAACCATTTCGTTACAACCAAAGAGAAACCCTACTCAACGGTCACTTCTTTGTGTCCGGGGCTGAGCTCGCTCCATATGTAATGAACTGGTACCTAGAAAACGAGGGAGAAGAGTAAGCCCTACTCTTCTTTTCTTTAACTTCTTACTCTTCTTTTCTATTACTTAATATTTCTTATCTTATTGTTTCACGTGAAAAAACTGAGTGCGAGCTTCAGCCTTCCACTGGTTCGCCATTCTTTAATCCGCTATTCAGCCTATCTACAATGCGTTCTTGAGCACGTTTTAAAAAATCACTTTGCTGCGGTTTGTCAAAAGATCGTGCAATGGCGACGGTGCCCACTAATGAAACAACAGTCTCTTCTGCCAGTGCTTCCGCTTCTTGGCTACCACGCTTTTTCAGAATCCCAGCGAGGCGTTCAACTAGGCTATCAAAACAGGCTTGATAGGCTTGGCGAACTTTCTCTTCTTTGTGCGCGGCATCGGTAACCAAAAACTCCAGTGGTGATGGATGCTCTGTGTCGTTACGGCTCCAACTTAAATATCGAGTCACTAACGCTTTCAGGTGGGTTTCATTGTTTTCGGTTTGCTTATCATGTCGCGCCCAAAAACCATTGGATGTGGCGAACTGCATAGCTGCTTCATACAGGCTGCTCTTACCGGAAAAATGCGCATAAAAGGCGCCGTGTGTCATGTTGGCCTTTTGCATGATTTGGGTCAGTGTGACGCGATCAAAGCCGTTTGAACAAAACAGTTTCGCGGCGGCTTGTAATATTCGTTGTCTGGTTTGTTCTTTGTGTCTTGGGGTATAAGACATAATTAACCTCCAAAATGAAACTCTAGAGTGACATTGTAAAACGCTTTTTAAATATTATCTTGATCATATATAGACTCACTCTAGCATGAGAACTTTCTTTCTGCTGAAACTTAAGAGGGTTATCTCATGTCGCGTAAAGAACGTATTGTTATTACAGGTATGGGCTTGGTGTCACCACTTGGCTTAGGGGTGACATCGGTTTGGGACCGACTGGTTCGTGGAGAATCTGGAGTTCGCTTATTACCCACGACTTTATCTGACGGTCTAAATACTCTAATTGCTGGTCAAGTACCGAGTCACACAGAACAAACAAACGGCTTGAATGAATCCGAGTATCTGTCACCTAAAGATCGTAAGCGTGTCGATCTGTTCACATTATTCGCTCTGGCAGCGGCGGAAGAAGCTTTAACTCAAGCGGATTGGCACCCTACTTCTGTCGACGATCAAGAAGCCACCGCCACTATCATTGCCACTGGCATTGGTGGTTTGCCGACGATCACTCAAGCGCACACAACCTTAGTGGAACAAGGTGCACGACGTCTTTCCCCTTTCACGGTTCCGGCTTTTCTTGCCAACCTTGCAGCAGGTAACGTGTCTATCAAACACGGATTCAAAGGACCGATAGGAACACCAGTGACCGCTTGTGCGGCGGGCGTACAAGCGATTGGTGATGCAATGCGTCTATTGCGTACGGGTGAAGCGAAAGTGGCTCTGGCTGGCGGAACGGAAGCTTGCATTGATCCTTTGTCGCTAGCTGGGTTTGGCGCACTTAAGGCGCTTTCTACCCGCAATGATGATCCAGAAAAAGCCTCGCGTCCTTTCGATAAAGGTCGTGACGGTTTTGTAATGGGCGAAGGTGCAGGCTTAGTAGTGCTAGAGACGCTGGAGCATGCTTTAGCACGAGGCGCGACTCCATTAGTTGAGGTCGTAGGTTATGGTACCAGTGGCGATGCGTATCACCTGACGTCTGGGCCAGAAAATGGCGAAGGTGCCGCGCGAGCCATGCAAACGGCATTAACCATGGCTGGTATTTCAGCTGAGCAAATTGGCTACGTGAATGCTCATGCGACCTCCACTCCGGTGGGGGATCGAGGCGAGATAAACGCCTTGCGTCGCGTGTTTGGCGAGAAAGTAACGGAGGTGGCGATTTCTTCGACTAAATCTGCCACGGGGCATTTGCTCGGCGCGGCTGGTGGCGTCGAAACCATTTTCAGTGCGCAAGCACTTATCACAGGTGTTCTACCGCCCACTCTTAACCTTGAGAACCCAGAAGACGAAATGGCCGATTTGGATCTTATCCCATTGGTTTCACGTGAAAAAAAGGTTGATTACGTGTTGTGTAATGGCTTTGGTTTTGGCGGAGTGAATGCGGCGCTGATACTGAAACGTTTTACGGCCAAGGAATAAACCACTTTTGCATAAAACCAAAGGCTGCCACAGCAGCCTTTGTTATGCGCATTGAAGATTCATATTATCAATGCTGGATAGATCCAATCGGATAAAATCACCTACTTAATTTCGAATTGCGCAATTTGTTGAGTTAAGCGTGATGCATGACCATGGATATCTTGCCCTGATGCTTTGATATTTTGTGTCGCATGGTAGTTATGTTCGATGCTCTTGGCGATGTCGTCCATATCTTTGGCCATTGCTTGGGTTGTTAGAACGACTTCCTGTATTGACGCCGAGATAGATTGGGTTTGCTCCGCTGCATTCAACGTTAAGGCTTCCACTTCTTTAATAGTGCTGACGGCAGCCTCGCCTTTCTCTTTCCCTGTTGCGACTTGTTCTAAGCTGGTTGCCATGGCCGAGATGACGTTCTGTGTCTCCTGCTGTATGCCTTCGATTTTACTGGTGATACTGCTGGTGGCTTTGACTGTCTGCTCTGCTAGGGTTCTGACTTCATCTGCGACTACAGCAAACCCTCGGCCCGCCTCCCCTGCTCGGGCTGCTTCGATCGCAGCATTCAGCGCCAGTAGATTGGTTTGTTCCGCAACGCCGACAATTAGATCGATGACGGAGTCTATTTCTTTGGAGCGCTCACCAAGCTGAGAGACGCTGATGTGGGTTTGCTCAATAGAAGACGCGACCGCTTGAATGGCGTCAATCGCATTACCAATGACTTGAGCCCCTGACTGAGCGGATTGGTGTGCGTTGTTGGCTGCGTCATTGACCTGTTGTGTCATATTGCTGACGTCGGCGGAGGTGTGAGAAATTTCTTCGGTGGCCGTCGCCAGTGTGTTACTTCGATCTCGAATCTGCTCGCTGCTTGATACAATGGTAAACGCATCGTCACTCAGGTGATCTGCCGTCTCGACCAACACCTGATTACTATCACGTAATTGTGTTACAAGCTGACTCAGGTTAGTGGTCATCGTATTAGAGGTCAGTAGAATTTGATCCAGTTCGTCTTTATGGTTTAGGTTACGGTCTGAATGGTGTGTCAGTTTACCACTCG
Protein-coding sequences here:
- the dprA gene encoding DNA-processing protein DprA: MPTSNTSGLSKNDWLCLSFLSGIGPSRLSRLYTYLSQLDASSLDLDTDTLTLFDDPQPNKVEHSKIITYDLLIALKWPEVTARQAMDYFSDGILTEEQTTKRDEALAWLEDTDHHLVLRDDEYYPDELKEITVPPAFLYVEGRPEVLALPKIGIVGARKCSRYGRDATFQFAEQLSARGICVVSGGAMGIDTAAHQGALHNQTTPTIAVMGTGLFHRYPNHNRQMFEDILEQSGALISEYPLSTSPRPHLFPPRNRIISGLSMGVLVSEASVKSGSLISASYAIQQNREVFALPGRLSDPQSEGCHQLIRQGATLVRHVDDILAECTKSPSAPIKNAMAGKKRVSSSRSQPTDSAPIFASNSFHSLPDSTSEDAKAITVILEQEGQAMDFDALIRHSNMEAGLMMQVLMELELYGCVENREGLYCRC
- a CDS encoding S4 domain-containing protein — translated: MSKPEKQSAPQAVRLDKWLWAARFFKTRSLCKDAIDGGKVTYNGSKGKASRNVEIGALIGIRLGWDEKIVEIKAISGQRRGAPEAQLLYEETPESIAKRERRALENKSYGGRIMSDHKPNKKERRDIKQLKKDIFSDN
- the cysQ gene encoding 3'(2'),5'-bisphosphate nucleotidase CysQ, coding for MQDVSNHPIFQALQKIIHDAADVIMDIYQRADLGIEQKMDDSPVTAADLAAHKVILAGLQALTPDIPILSEEGVVAFGERSKWPMLWIVDPLDGTKEFIKRNGEFSINIALVENGAPILGVVYLPTTTEGYFGVTQSWKNLPVGAFKWQGDEYESINVREPREPIIAMTSRSHGPALPASLKNKLKETYEQVRELPKGSSIKGCRIAEGIADLHLRRGPTSEWDTAAQQAIIEAAGGMLVTPDGKPFRYNQRETLLNGHFFVSGAELAPYVMNWYLENEGEE
- a CDS encoding TetR/AcrR family transcriptional regulator, which translates into the protein MSYTPRHKEQTRQRILQAAAKLFCSNGFDRVTLTQIMQKANMTHGAFYAHFSGKSSLYEAAMQFATSNGFWARHDKQTENNETHLKALVTRYLSWSRNDTEHPSPLEFLVTDAAHKEEKVRQAYQACFDSLVERLAGILKKRGSQEAEALAEETVVSLVGTVAIARSFDKPQQSDFLKRAQERIVDRLNSGLKNGEPVEG
- the fabF gene encoding beta-ketoacyl-ACP synthase II; this translates as MSRKERIVITGMGLVSPLGLGVTSVWDRLVRGESGVRLLPTTLSDGLNTLIAGQVPSHTEQTNGLNESEYLSPKDRKRVDLFTLFALAAAEEALTQADWHPTSVDDQEATATIIATGIGGLPTITQAHTTLVEQGARRLSPFTVPAFLANLAAGNVSIKHGFKGPIGTPVTACAAGVQAIGDAMRLLRTGEAKVALAGGTEACIDPLSLAGFGALKALSTRNDDPEKASRPFDKGRDGFVMGEGAGLVVLETLEHALARGATPLVEVVGYGTSGDAYHLTSGPENGEGAARAMQTALTMAGISAEQIGYVNAHATSTPVGDRGEINALRRVFGEKVTEVAISSTKSATGHLLGAAGGVETIFSAQALITGVLPPTLNLENPEDEMADLDLIPLVSREKKVDYVLCNGFGFGGVNAALILKRFTAKE
- a CDS encoding methyl-accepting chemotaxis protein; translation: MSISLSLRQKLIAVLILVCVGFAGFGFYAIMNFQQMQNASLKANRIADSYANLSNLEVTLLKFERQAANPTPTNMDRLYQELGPLSQQNLVRDALENPYLDSQAKQDMQTLAKSLPNYLTSLKQFLDIKQSLGADNQSGALFALNEQANDAQQQLSILAQFASTFKDVRAKEKDFLAAPSQANLDVWNSFIDRLVKQINDIGFGEDFNPAIESYRAVVNQVSSLSLSLQQISQHLESAREQNSVTMRQVTEYLKSPLLETAQLQVHETAIEARRNLIIGGVALTLLIGAIISMLIYTLSQKIQTILKRLQKVASGKLTHHSDRNLNHKDELDQILLTSNTMTTNLSQLVTQLRDSNQVLVETADHLSDDAFTIVSSSEQIRDRSNTLATATEEISHTSADVSNMTQQVNDAANNAHQSAQSGAQVIGNAIDAIQAVASSIEQTHISVSQLGERSKEIDSVIDLIVGVAEQTNLLALNAAIEAARAGEAGRGFAVVADEVRTLAEQTVKATSSITSKIEGIQQETQNVISAMATSLEQVATGKEKGEAAVSTIKEVEALTLNAAEQTQSISASIQEVVLTTQAMAKDMDDIAKSIEHNYHATQNIKASGQDIHGHASRLTQQIAQFEIK